One region of Carya illinoinensis cultivar Pawnee chromosome 8, C.illinoinensisPawnee_v1, whole genome shotgun sequence genomic DNA includes:
- the LOC122318978 gene encoding protein WALLS ARE THIN 1-like isoform X2: MMPMVPERAKLHLVMTLWQLGYAGNHIILRSALDMGISKIVFPLYRNAIALFVLAPFAYFSEKNDRPPLTTSILIELFLLGFIGITCNHGSYLLGLDKTSPTFASATENIVPAVTFLIAALLRIEQVHLNRKDGRAKVLGTLASVAGASLITLYKGPAIYTPNSHLHQSRVLHSLGDDEGENWTLGCVYLIVHCLCWSSWIVLQAPLLKKYPARLSATSYSCFFSVLQFLAIAAYFEKDSQAWQVHSSAFFSICYTIFGCRDWWLQQWDLQYKLGSLTRQDQYLFQSIYLYKPCL, translated from the exons ATGATGCCTATGGTGCCTGAACGTGCCAAGCTGCACTTGGTCATGACTCTCTGGCAGTTAGGTTATGCTGGGAACCATATCATCTTGAGATCTGCACTTGATATGGGAATAAGCAAGATAGTTTTCCCTCTTTATCGGAATGCTATCGCACTGTTTGTTCTGGCtccctttgcatatttttcagAAAA GAATGACAGGCCACCATTAACCACTTCAATTTTGATAGAATTATTCCTCCTCGGATTTATTGG GATAACATGCAATCACGGATCCTATCTTCTGGGTTTGGACAAAACTTCACCTACCTTTGCTTCTGCTACAGAGAACATCGTTCCTGCTGTAACCTTTCTCATAGCTGCGCTACTCAG AATAGAGCAAGTGCACTTGAACAGGAAAGATGGTAGAGCTAAGGTGCTTGGAACTCTTGCTTCTGTTGCTGGAGCTTCACTCATTACCCTTTACAAGGGGCCAGCCATTTATACACCAAATTCGCATTTACACCAATCACGAGTTTTGCATTCTTTAGGAGATGACGAGGGGGAGAACTGGACCTTGGGTTGCGTCTATCTCATTGTTCACTGCCTATGTTGGTCCAGTTGGATTGTTTTACAAGCACCCCTCTTGAAGAAATATCCGGCTCGGCTTTCGGCCACCTCATATTCTTGCTTCTTCAGTGTTTTGCAGTTTCTGGCAATTGCAGCATACTTTGAGAAAGACTCTCAAGCCTGGCAAGTTCACTCCAGTGCTTTTTTCAGTATTTGCTATACG ATTTTTGGTTGCAGGGACTGGTGGCTTCAGCAATGGGATTTGCAGTACAAACTTGGGTCGTTGACAAGGCAGGACCAGTATTTGTTTCAGTCTATCTACCTGTACAAACCTTGCTTGTAG
- the LOC122318978 gene encoding protein WALLS ARE THIN 1-like isoform X1, whose translation MMPMVPERAKLHLVMTLWQLGYAGNHIILRSALDMGISKIVFPLYRNAIALFVLAPFAYFSEKNDRPPLTTSILIELFLLGFIGITCNHGSYLLGLDKTSPTFASATENIVPAVTFLIAALLRIEQVHLNRKDGRAKVLGTLASVAGASLITLYKGPAIYTPNSHLHQSRVLHSLGDDEGENWTLGCVYLIVHCLCWSSWIVLQAPLLKKYPARLSATSYSCFFSVLQFLAIAAYFEKDSQAWQVHSSAFFSICYTGLVASAMGFAVQTWVVDKAGPVFVSVYLPVQTLLVAVMATVVLGEEFYLGGVIGAVLIVAGLYLVVWGKSEESKFATQKAVIPSTPENKKRKCPSSPSLIQPLITSFSE comes from the exons ATGATGCCTATGGTGCCTGAACGTGCCAAGCTGCACTTGGTCATGACTCTCTGGCAGTTAGGTTATGCTGGGAACCATATCATCTTGAGATCTGCACTTGATATGGGAATAAGCAAGATAGTTTTCCCTCTTTATCGGAATGCTATCGCACTGTTTGTTCTGGCtccctttgcatatttttcagAAAA GAATGACAGGCCACCATTAACCACTTCAATTTTGATAGAATTATTCCTCCTCGGATTTATTGG GATAACATGCAATCACGGATCCTATCTTCTGGGTTTGGACAAAACTTCACCTACCTTTGCTTCTGCTACAGAGAACATCGTTCCTGCTGTAACCTTTCTCATAGCTGCGCTACTCAG AATAGAGCAAGTGCACTTGAACAGGAAAGATGGTAGAGCTAAGGTGCTTGGAACTCTTGCTTCTGTTGCTGGAGCTTCACTCATTACCCTTTACAAGGGGCCAGCCATTTATACACCAAATTCGCATTTACACCAATCACGAGTTTTGCATTCTTTAGGAGATGACGAGGGGGAGAACTGGACCTTGGGTTGCGTCTATCTCATTGTTCACTGCCTATGTTGGTCCAGTTGGATTGTTTTACAAGCACCCCTCTTGAAGAAATATCCGGCTCGGCTTTCGGCCACCTCATATTCTTGCTTCTTCAGTGTTTTGCAGTTTCTGGCAATTGCAGCATACTTTGAGAAAGACTCTCAAGCCTGGCAAGTTCACTCCAGTGCTTTTTTCAGTATTTGCTATACG GGACTGGTGGCTTCAGCAATGGGATTTGCAGTACAAACTTGGGTCGTTGACAAGGCAGGACCAGTATTTGTTTCAGTCTATCTACCTGTACAAACCTTGCTTGTAGCTGTAATGGCCACTGTTGTTTTAGGAGAAGAATTCTACTTGGGAGG GGTCATTGGAGCAGTGTTGATTGTGGCTGGACTATACCTTGTTGTGTGGGGAAAAAGTGAAGAGAGCAAGTTCGCAACGCAAAAGGCTGTAATTCCCTCTACGCCTgagaataaaaagagaaaatgccCTAGTAGTCCTTCTCTCATCCAACCATTAATTACTTCCTTTTCAGAGTGA
- the LOC122318979 gene encoding protein RTE1-HOMOLOG, whose amino-acid sequence MEANTDTEHVMTIEGRVSPTMQIDPRRARFPCCIVWTPLPIISWLVPFIGHIGICREDGVILDFAGPNFVCVDNFAFGAVTRYLQISKEKCCISPDPSSYDSENGYKQDTPGQDGLTWDDALQKSTQEFQHRSYNLFTCNCHSFVANNLNRLGFHSGGWNVVNLATLIFLKGHWVSTASMVRSILPFAIVFTLGLAFGGSTFLTYLAFFTCILVGWFLLGTYFFKNLIQL is encoded by the exons ATGGAAGCAAATACGGACACTGAGCATGTGATGACAATTGAGGGAAGGGTTTCACCAACTATGCAAATTGATCCAAGAAGAGCTCGGTTTCCATGCTGCATCGTGTGGACGCCCCTTCCTATAATTTCATGGCTGGTTCCTTTCATTGGCCACATTGGCATATGCAGAGAGGATGGAGTAATCTTGGACTTTGCAGGGCCCAATTTTGTGTGTGTGGACAACTTTGCATTTGGAGCAGTGACCCGCTACCTCCAAATTAGCAAAGAAAAG TGTTGCATCTCTCCCGATCCGTCCTCATACGATAGTGAGAATGGATACAAGCAGGATACACCTGGACAAGACGGATTGACTTGGGATGATGCTCTACAAAAGAGCACTCAGGAATTCCAACATCGATCGTACAATCTCTTTACTTGTAATTGCCACTCTTTTGTAGCAAACAACCTAAACAGGTTGGGCTTTCATTCGGGTGGGTGGAATGTGGTGAACCTCGCCACTCTCATTTTCCTCAAGGGTCACTGGGTGAGTACAGCCTCCATGGTGCGATCTATTTTACCATTTGCTATTGTATTCACCCTCGGGCTCGCATTTGGAGGATCAACCTTCCTAACTTACTTGGCCTTTTTCACCTGCATTCTTGTTGGTTGGTTTCTGCTCGGTACTTACTTTTTTAAGAATTTGATTCAGTTGTAG